A window of Microbacterium hominis genomic DNA:
CCCGGCCGAGCGGATCTTCTCTCCGAAGAGCCACGAAGTGAATTGCGTTCCGTGGTCCGCGTGAACGATCCGCCCCGGACCGGGTGGGATCGTTCACGCGGACCACGGAACGCAAGGCGAATTCAACTGGTCGTCGCAACACCGCCTGTTTGCAGCAAGTGTAGGTGCTCGTCGAGTGCCTCAGCCGGGGTGCGCCAGCCGAGTCGCTTTCGCGGGCGCGTGTTGAGTGCGTGGGCGACGGCGGCGAGGTCGTCGGGAGCCCAACGTGAGAGAGATCGGTGCCCTTCGGAAAGTACTGCCGGAGGAGCCCGTTGGTGTTCTCGTTCGTGCCGCGCTGCCAGGGGCTGTGAGGGTCGGCGAAGTAGACCGTCAGGCCGGTGTCGATCGGGGATCCGATTCCGCGCATAGACGCGTGCTCGCCGTGCTCGCGTTCCTTCAGTACTGATAGCGGCACCCAGCACCCGACGACCGCCTGGCGGAGGTCGAATGTGCGACCCCGCGTCCACCGATCGATGGATGCCGCGGCCCGGCCGCGTCGGAAGACTGAGAGCACGCTACCCGCCACATCGAACAGGTGCTCTCATGTCCACTCAGCTCATTCCGATCCAGCGCCCCGGGCTCGTCCCGGTGCTGATCTCGTTGATTCCCACGTCGGCGTTCCTCGTCGTCGACAGCTGGCTGGGACTGGTGCCGGCGATGCTCGTCGCGAGTGTGCTCGCCGCAGGCTTCGTGCTCGTGCGGCGGCGCACCGGGCGCCGAATCGGGGTGCTGCTGCCATTGACCCTCGCCTATGTCGTCGTCAAAGCTGTCGCCGGCATCCTGACCGAATCGCACGTGGTGTACTTCGGCGCGGGCATCGTCCTCAGCGCCCTGATCGCACTCGCCGTCGGCGTCTCCGCCTTCACCCGTCGTCCCGTCGCGTCCTACCTGCTTCCGCTCGTGACGCCGTATCGCCACCTCACCAACGACCACCCGGTGTACCGGCGGGTCGCCGCCCACGTCACGCTCGTGTGGGCGGTCGTCGAGCTCGGCATCGCCGTATGGGAGGGCTGGCACCTCATCGATTCCTCGGCCTCCGAGTTCGTGCTCTGGCGCACGTTCGGCCCCTGGCTGGCGATGGGCGTGCTGATCTTCTGCCTCATCTTCTACGTGCGCTACCGCCTCGACCGCTACGAGTGGGCACTCGCGCGTGAGGCGCGGCGAACGGCGGTGTGAACCACCCCTACCGGTGGGCCGCACGCCTTTCAGGGCGCGCGGCCCGCGGCATCCCGGCGACGGCGAGCAGCGGAGAGGAAAGGCCGATGGTGACGAGGCCGGCCGCGACGATGCCGATCGCACCGACGAGCGCGATGCCGGTGCCGGCGATCGCGCCGTACTCGCTGAGCAGCGGCATCCCCGTGGCGATCGCCTCGCCGATCGGAAGTCCGTAGGCGAGCACGACGCTCTCCAGCCCGTCGGGGGTGGTCGCGGCGACGGCGGCGAGCGCGGTCGCGAAGACGACGGCGCTCGAACCGAGGGCGATTCCGGCGCGCAGCGGGGCGGAAGCTCCCGCGGGCCGCGCATCCCACGCGGTGGCCCCGGGTGCGGCGACCATCACGAGCGAGAGCACGGCGAGGGTGATGAGCGCCTCGCCCACGCCGATGAGCAGGTGCAGGCGGGTCATCGTGAGCGCCATCGATCCGAGATCCACGGAGCCCGCTCCGCCCAGCGCGTACAGCGCGACGAGGACGAGAGCCCCCGCCGGCACCGAGGCGAGGGCGGCGACGGCTGCCGTCGACCGCGGGAACCGTGCGGCTCCGATCGCATCGGCGAGGCGCTTGACCCCGACGGCGATGGCGATCGGGACGACCCCCATCACGAGGATGTTCGTGCCGAGCGCGGTGATCCCGCCGTCGCCGAACACCGCCGACTGGAGGGCGAGCACAGCGGCGATCGCCAGGAGGGCGAGCCGGGGGCCGATGAGCGCCGCCGCGAGCACTCCGCCCATCAGATGGCCGCTGGCTCCTTCGAGCACCGGGAAGGTGAACATCTGGGCGCCGAAGACGACGGCGGCCGCGGCACCCGCGAGCCCGACGCGCTGCGCCGAGAATCGTGGGCGCCCGACCGTGACGACTGCCGCGAGTGCACCGGCGGCGAGGATGCCGGTGGCGAGGGAGGTCTCCGGGGTGAGGAAGTGATCTGCGACGTGCATGGCGTTCCTTTCAAGGGAGTGTGGCGAGCGAGGCGAGAGTCGGAACCGCGGACGGGCGGTGGCGTTCGTGATCGGACGCGGTGTGCGGCATCCCGCCCGGGAGCGCGTCGGCGGCGAGGGTGCGGGGCAGGAACCCGGCGAGCGGGCTGTCGTGAACCGTGGCGCCGAGGTGGCGGAGCATCGTTCCGCCGCGTTCGAGATCGAGACGCACCGCGCCGGGCGGCTCGCCTCCTTCCGGAAGCGGGCGGCCCAGCATCAGGACGGTGTCCATCACCCGGGCCCCGCCGAGCACGCCCGGAACAGGCGTGGCGCCGCGGGCCTCGAGGGCGTCGCGGAGCACCGGCCCGCCGGCATCCACCGCGGCGGTGTCGGAACGCAGCCGACCGCCGGCCTCTCCGGTGCGCCCGAGCACGAGGGTCTCGCGGAGCATCGCCGAGGCACCCGAGCCGAGGGTGATCCGCAGCGAGCGGATGAGGTCGCCGGCGTCGGTGATCACCGTGGGGAGCGCATCCCACGTGAGATCGGCGCCGGACGCGAGATCGATGTGCGCGTGCCACTGCGATG
This region includes:
- a CDS encoding energy-coupling factor ABC transporter permease, whose translation is MHVADHFLTPETSLATGILAAGALAAVVTVGRPRFSAQRVGLAGAAAAVVFGAQMFTFPVLEGASGHLMGGVLAAALIGPRLALLAIAAVLALQSAVFGDGGITALGTNILVMGVVPIAIAVGVKRLADAIGAARFPRSTAAVAALASVPAGALVLVALYALGGAGSVDLGSMALTMTRLHLLIGVGEALITLAVLSLVMVAAPGATAWDARPAGASAPLRAGIALGSSAVVFATALAAVAATTPDGLESVVLAYGLPIGEAIATGMPLLSEYGAIAGTGIALVGAIGIVAAGLVTIGLSSPLLAVAGMPRAARPERRAAHR
- a CDS encoding urease accessory protein UreD, which produces MTVVEIAPRGEDVSCALSGDLVIPRLVRRRGRTAEVALVAGRAMLLPGDEARLRISVGPGCTLRLVDIGGLIAYGRPGEVGEASQWHAHIDLASGADLTWDALPTVITDAGDLIRSLRITLGSGASAMLRETLVLGRTGEAGGRLRSDTAAVDAGGPVLRDALEARGATPVPGVLGGARVMDTVLMLGRPLPEGGEPPGAVRLDLERGGTMLRHLGATVHDSPLAGFLPRTLAADALPGGMPHTASDHERHRPSAVPTLASLATLP